A genomic segment from Luteibacter aegosomatis encodes:
- a CDS encoding fimbrial biogenesis chaperone: MARKTGSTRARAAILGLSLSVVSTLASASVVMNATRYIYAADDKEITVKVSNVGKSPVLSQAWIDSGDAKATPETVNVPFNLTPPIARIEAGKAQTLRISFTEADLPIDRESQFWINVLEVPPKPAETENDSNHIQLAVRYRLKLFYRPKGLKGTPDDAASHLVWSRVGTNAVSVHNDSAFHVTVNDASLKADGGSHSIEPFALAPRSSKRIEVESLSSGTEKADVTYQTINDYGGFVEHSTTL; encoded by the coding sequence ATGGCTAGAAAGACGGGCTCGACACGAGCGCGGGCCGCAATCCTGGGACTTTCGCTTTCGGTGGTTTCTACGCTGGCCAGTGCCAGCGTCGTCATGAATGCCACGCGTTACATCTATGCGGCGGACGACAAGGAAATTACGGTCAAGGTGTCGAATGTCGGCAAGTCGCCGGTGCTTTCGCAGGCATGGATCGACAGTGGCGATGCAAAAGCTACGCCGGAAACGGTCAACGTACCTTTCAATCTCACGCCTCCCATTGCGCGCATCGAGGCCGGGAAAGCCCAGACCCTTCGTATCTCGTTCACGGAAGCCGATCTACCCATCGACCGTGAAAGCCAGTTCTGGATCAACGTCCTCGAGGTTCCACCGAAACCTGCGGAAACCGAAAACGACAGCAATCATATCCAATTGGCCGTGCGATACCGACTCAAGCTCTTCTATCGCCCCAAAGGGCTCAAAGGCACGCCGGACGACGCAGCAAGTCACCTCGTATGGTCGAGAGTTGGCACGAACGCCGTCAGTGTTCATAACGACAGCGCTTTTCACGTCACGGTCAACGATGCCTCATTAAAGGCGGATGGAGGTTCACATTCCATCGAACCGTTTGCTCTTGCTCCCCGTTCCAGCAAGCGCATCGAGGTGGAGAGCTTGTCGTCCGGCACCGAAAAGGCCGACGTGACGTACCAGACCATCAATGACTATGGCGGCTTCGTCGAACACTCGACGACCCTCTGA
- a CDS encoding sugar porter family MFS transporter, producing MDVAIKQQVEAAHPKAAVVTTCILAALAGLMFGLDIGVISGAQQFIQAEFKIDDHMIEWIVSAMMAGAAVGALGAGWMSASLGRKRSLLLGGVLFIAGSLFCASAWSPEILIVARFVLGLAIGVATFTAPLYLAEVAPERIRGAMISTYQLMITTGILLAFLSDTAFSASGNWRWMLGIIAAPGVLFLVGLFFLPDSPRWLLLKGRREDAQVVLAKLRGDEKVVEKEVADIEEQLKTPQHGWSMFRENPNFRRSVGLGVLLQAMQQFTGMNVVMYYAPRIFKDMGYDTHAQMWFTAAVGLTNVLATLIAFGLVDRLGRKPILYAGFAIMAIGLGVVGTMMGMGIHSRGEQFFTVGMLLLFIVGFAMSAGPLIWTLCSEVQPLKGRDFGIACSTFTNWVTNMIVGATFLSLLSGFGNAQTFWLYAALNAVFIVLTFWLVPETKGVTLEQIERNLMGGKPLRQIGR from the coding sequence ATGGACGTCGCCATCAAGCAACAGGTCGAGGCCGCCCACCCCAAGGCGGCCGTCGTCACCACATGCATACTCGCCGCGCTGGCGGGCCTCATGTTCGGGCTGGACATCGGCGTCATCTCTGGCGCGCAACAGTTCATCCAGGCCGAATTCAAGATCGACGATCACATGATCGAATGGATCGTCAGCGCGATGATGGCCGGCGCTGCCGTCGGGGCGCTCGGCGCGGGCTGGATGTCCGCCTCGCTGGGCCGAAAGCGGTCGCTCCTCCTGGGCGGCGTGCTGTTCATCGCGGGATCCCTGTTCTGCGCTTCCGCATGGAGCCCTGAGATCCTCATCGTCGCGCGCTTCGTCCTCGGGCTGGCGATCGGCGTCGCTACCTTCACGGCACCGCTCTATCTCGCCGAAGTGGCACCCGAGCGCATCCGTGGCGCCATGATCTCGACCTACCAGCTGATGATCACCACGGGCATCCTGCTGGCCTTCCTCTCCGACACCGCGTTCAGCGCGTCGGGCAACTGGCGGTGGATGCTCGGCATCATCGCCGCGCCAGGCGTGCTGTTCCTCGTGGGCCTGTTCTTTCTCCCCGATAGTCCCCGTTGGCTGCTCCTGAAAGGACGTCGCGAAGATGCGCAGGTCGTGCTGGCGAAGCTTCGCGGCGACGAGAAAGTGGTCGAAAAGGAAGTCGCCGATATCGAAGAGCAGCTGAAGACGCCGCAGCACGGGTGGAGCATGTTCCGCGAAAACCCGAACTTCCGCCGCTCGGTGGGCCTCGGTGTGCTGTTGCAGGCCATGCAGCAGTTCACCGGCATGAACGTGGTGATGTACTACGCGCCACGCATCTTCAAGGACATGGGATACGACACCCACGCGCAGATGTGGTTTACCGCAGCCGTTGGCCTGACCAACGTGTTGGCGACGCTCATCGCGTTCGGCCTGGTCGACCGTCTCGGCCGAAAGCCCATCCTTTACGCGGGCTTCGCCATCATGGCCATCGGGCTGGGCGTGGTCGGCACGATGATGGGCATGGGCATCCACTCGCGCGGCGAGCAGTTCTTCACGGTGGGCATGCTGCTGCTCTTCATCGTGGGATTCGCCATGTCCGCCGGCCCGCTCATCTGGACCCTATGCTCCGAGGTGCAGCCCCTAAAAGGACGCGACTTCGGCATCGCCTGCTCGACCTTCACCAACTGGGTCACCAACATGATCGTCGGCGCCACCTTCCTCAGCCTGCTCAGCGGGTTCGGCAACGCGCAGACATTCTGGCTATACGCCGCGCTCAACGCCGTGTTCATCGTGCTTACGTTCTGGCTGGTGCCGGAGACCAAGGGCGTGACGCTGGAACAGATCGAACGCAACCTCATGGGCGGCAAGCCGCTGAGGCAGATCGGCCGATAA
- a CDS encoding fimbria/pilus outer membrane usher protein has protein sequence MIDTPRTIRSGRRLLPVQKRLAVALSLAIACVEEANALVDPEPAPQAAFSSDFLHVAGPVDLSRFERGNVTLAGVYRPAIRVNDTPVPGMGEVTFRQVPGIESAQPCLDRGMLIRFGLDPDKLATQVASGNSVKPLTDEPFCGHIGDYLPGASIDFDDSEQILHVSIPQAFMASRARGYVSPDLWDDGETTAMLNYNVNTYHVRSGERRSTATFGGIRAGANLGGWRLRHTGNMSLRDGRHRWQNTQTYAQHDLTDARARLTVGDSYTSGEILDSVRLRGIAIASDQRMLPASQRGYAPTVRGIAQSNAQVAIRQNGYLIHSTTVAPGAFEIDDLYPTGYGSDLEVTVTEADGRTRTFVVPYTSVPQMLREGAYRFAVAAGQVVDNSVADTPFVFQATYQRGLTTNTTLYAGTTASNSYGSGLLGGAINLPFGAVSLDVTASRAAFRYGGVRRGVSTRLRYNRSVLSTGTNFGVAAYRFSTRDYLGVTDAARIRSYLKYGGLDPQAGGERGRFEATVAQTLGQGQLSLTGSISDYWGARGRDSAFSVAYGGGWRSMSYNVSVQRARLGNVLSAIPGRQSGEVDTTVYVSLSIPLGHAPGAPSLNTTHTQGSRAGSSTLASLNGYADRDGTLSYNVTASRSRQDGHGSNAGSGSLAYRAHAGSYRIGAATLSGGGQQYSVGAAGALVVHRDGLTLSQELGETNAIIHAPGAAGARVESTAGVRLDRHGNAVVRGLLPYQINTIAIDPRGASHDVELESTSESVAPRAGAFARLEYKTSQAQSLLIHATKPDGQALPFGASVYDAAGQAIGVVGQGSKIFTRGAKAGSRLTVSWGTSEVDRCEIDVPASIDSLGLHGMHRSFKAPCANDSMVSAPPIKAAIAA, from the coding sequence ATGATCGACACCCCACGGACAATTCGATCCGGACGTAGGCTGCTGCCTGTGCAAAAGCGACTGGCGGTTGCGCTATCGCTGGCAATCGCCTGCGTCGAGGAGGCAAACGCCCTTGTCGATCCCGAGCCGGCACCGCAGGCGGCCTTCAGCAGCGATTTCCTTCACGTCGCGGGCCCGGTCGACCTCTCTCGATTCGAGCGTGGCAACGTCACCCTTGCGGGGGTTTACCGGCCCGCCATCCGGGTTAACGATACACCGGTCCCCGGTATGGGCGAAGTCACCTTTCGTCAGGTGCCAGGCATCGAGAGTGCGCAGCCCTGTCTGGATCGCGGCATGTTGATCCGGTTCGGCCTCGATCCGGACAAACTCGCCACGCAGGTGGCATCCGGCAACTCCGTGAAGCCGCTCACCGATGAGCCCTTTTGCGGACACATCGGCGACTACCTGCCCGGAGCGTCGATCGACTTCGACGATTCCGAGCAGATCCTTCACGTATCGATTCCCCAGGCTTTCATGGCCTCACGGGCACGGGGATACGTCAGTCCCGATCTTTGGGACGACGGCGAAACGACGGCCATGCTCAACTACAACGTCAATACGTACCATGTGCGGTCCGGAGAGCGCCGTAGCACGGCCACGTTTGGAGGCATTCGCGCCGGGGCCAATCTCGGCGGATGGCGTCTCCGCCATACCGGCAACATGAGCCTGCGTGATGGACGGCACCGCTGGCAGAACACGCAGACCTACGCACAGCACGACCTCACGGATGCACGGGCGCGACTGACGGTGGGCGATAGTTATACCAGCGGTGAGATCCTGGATAGCGTGCGGCTGCGCGGCATAGCGATCGCCAGCGATCAACGCATGCTACCGGCCTCCCAACGAGGATACGCACCGACCGTTCGCGGTATCGCGCAGAGCAACGCCCAGGTCGCCATCCGGCAGAACGGCTACCTCATTCACAGCACCACCGTGGCGCCGGGCGCGTTCGAGATCGACGACCTTTACCCCACCGGGTACGGAAGCGACCTGGAAGTGACCGTTACCGAGGCCGACGGCCGCACGCGAACCTTCGTCGTGCCCTATACCTCCGTGCCGCAGATGTTGCGCGAAGGAGCGTACCGATTCGCCGTCGCCGCGGGCCAAGTCGTGGATAACAGCGTGGCGGATACGCCGTTCGTATTCCAGGCTACCTACCAGCGTGGTCTCACGACGAACACCACGCTCTACGCCGGGACGACGGCCTCGAACAGCTATGGGTCGGGCCTGCTTGGCGGCGCCATCAACCTTCCGTTCGGTGCGGTATCGCTCGATGTGACGGCGTCGCGCGCCGCGTTCCGGTATGGCGGAGTGCGGCGAGGCGTGAGCACCCGGCTTCGCTACAACCGCTCGGTGCTTTCCACGGGTACGAACTTCGGAGTGGCGGCCTACCGCTTCTCGACGCGAGATTACCTGGGTGTCACGGACGCCGCTCGCATCCGTTCGTATCTGAAGTATGGCGGCCTTGATCCGCAAGCTGGCGGCGAACGCGGCCGATTCGAGGCGACCGTCGCACAGACATTGGGGCAGGGGCAGCTCTCGCTGACCGGCTCCATCAGCGACTACTGGGGCGCGCGGGGTCGCGACTCGGCCTTCTCGGTGGCCTACGGTGGTGGCTGGCGTTCCATGTCTTACAACGTCTCCGTCCAGCGTGCCAGGTTGGGCAACGTATTGAGTGCCATCCCGGGCAGGCAAAGCGGCGAGGTCGACACCACGGTTTATGTGTCTCTTTCGATACCGCTGGGTCATGCGCCCGGGGCGCCCAGCCTGAATACTACGCATACCCAGGGGAGCCGAGCCGGAAGCAGCACGCTCGCCTCATTGAACGGATATGCCGACCGCGATGGCACCCTGTCCTACAACGTCACGGCCAGTCGCTCGCGGCAGGATGGTCATGGCAGCAACGCCGGTAGCGGAAGCCTCGCCTATCGTGCCCATGCCGGTAGCTACCGCATCGGCGCGGCTACCTTGAGCGGCGGGGGGCAGCAGTACTCCGTCGGTGCGGCGGGCGCCCTCGTCGTACATCGCGATGGCCTCACCCTGTCGCAGGAGCTCGGCGAAACCAACGCCATCATCCATGCGCCGGGCGCCGCAGGCGCTCGCGTGGAAAGCACGGCCGGGGTACGGCTCGACCGCCATGGCAATGCGGTCGTACGCGGACTGCTCCCCTACCAGATCAATACCATCGCCATCGATCCGCGCGGCGCGTCCCACGATGTCGAACTCGAGAGCACGTCGGAGTCGGTCGCTCCCCGGGCGGGCGCCTTCGCCCGACTCGAATACAAGACATCGCAGGCCCAGTCCCTGCTCATTCATGCCACGAAGCCCGACGGACAAGCGCTTCCTTTCGGAGCATCCGTGTACGACGCCGCCGGGCAAGCGATAGGGGTCGTGGGACAGGGCAGCAAGATCTTCACGCGTGGCGCCAAGGCAGGG
- a CDS encoding fimbrial protein produces the protein MNLKAITSALLLAGFAASPAFAESGTINFTGSIANVTCTINGGSSAPLVADIGSISAGDLANVGDRQGKASIVITVGAPGETSCPNGTKVWARFDEDPTLVDLVTGMVKVTPGPNAAAGVQIRLFNENNEAMHLKDDQKIFKKTVQDNQATIIHTASYEAIGPVTAGTANGLVRYTVNYEPAG, from the coding sequence ATGAACCTCAAGGCAATCACCTCCGCCCTGCTCCTGGCAGGCTTCGCCGCGTCGCCCGCTTTCGCGGAGAGCGGGACGATCAACTTCACCGGCTCCATCGCTAACGTCACCTGCACCATCAATGGCGGCAGCAGCGCTCCGCTCGTCGCCGATATCGGCAGCATCAGCGCCGGCGACCTCGCCAATGTCGGCGACCGCCAGGGCAAGGCGTCCATCGTGATCACCGTCGGCGCCCCCGGTGAAACCTCGTGCCCGAACGGCACCAAGGTGTGGGCCCGATTCGATGAAGACCCCACCCTGGTCGACCTCGTGACCGGCATGGTCAAGGTCACCCCGGGCCCGAACGCCGCAGCCGGCGTCCAGATCCGCCTGTTCAACGAAAACAACGAGGCGATGCACCTCAAGGACGACCAGAAGATCTTCAAGAAGACGGTGCAGGACAACCAGGCCACCATCATTCACACGGCCTCGTACGAAGCGATCGGCCCGGTCACCGCCGGCACGGCGAATGGCCTGGTCCGCTACACGGTCAACTACGAGCCGGCAGGTTAA